From Sinorhizobium sp. B11:
TGCAGACCGATGACAACAAGAATTGACAAACGGGAATGTTGCTGGCTTGGTGGGAACCTTTTTCGTGAACTCAGAAGACCCGGTGATGACACTCCAGACCAGCATCGAAGAGAAGCTCAAGGCGACCTTCGCACCCGAACGCCTTTCCGTCATCAACGAGAGCCATCTGCATGCCGGCCACCAGCCGGACATCACAGGCGCCGGCGAGACACATATGCGTGTGCGCATCGTCTCTGCAAAATTCGTCGGCATGTCTCGGCTGCAACGGCATAGGGCGATCACCGACCTCCTGAAGCCCGAACTGGATGCCGGGCTTCACGCATTGGCCGTCGAACCGGCAGCGCCAGGCGAACCGACGCGCTGGTAATCCTTAGCGAATAATCAGAGCGGTCGCGTAAAGGCCGAAACCGAACACGGTGTGGGCCAGCAAATTGAGCACGCGAACCTTGGTAGGGTTCGGCGTCTTCGAAGCCGCCCATCCGAGGCCGAGGCCAGGCTGCATCAGAAACCAGCCCGCTCCGACGGTGACGATACCGAGGATCCAGGCCGGCAGGAACGTCGGGGCGGCAAACCAGACCGGGCCAACAAAGATCGCCAGCAGGATGCCGTAGAGGATGCCGACGACATAGTGGCCGATCCAGCCAAGAGCCAGCTCGCTGGCATAGGGCGCGGCATCACCGATATTGTCATGGAAGACCTTGCCCTTGCCGAGATGCCAGAACCAGCGGCCGGCCGGCGCCCAGTTCGGCGACGGCGTCACGCCGAGCTTTGCGAGCAGGATCGCCCAGAGATCCATGAGGACGGTTGCCCCGATGCCGATGACGACCGAGCGCCAGATGATGTCGAACATGTCAGATCCTGCGGAATGAGCCGGCATCAGGAGATCTCCTGACGCCCGGCAACGGAAAACTTGGTCATGCGGGTTTCGTTTCGTCTTCCTCGGCGGGACGAATGCGAAGTTTGGTGATGCGGTTCTTCTCCCGCTTCATGACGACGAAGCGTTTGCCGTAGAAGGTGAAGGCCTGCCGCTCCTCGGGAATGGTCATCGATTCATGGATGACGAGGCCAGCAATCGTCGTCGCCTCCTCATCCGGCAGGTTCCAGTCCAGTGCGCGGTTGAGATCGCGGATCGGTACGCCGCCATCGACGACGATCGAACCGTCGGCCTCCTGTCTTACGCCCTGCATGTCGATATCGTGTTCGTCGGAGATATCGCCGACGATTTCTTCGAGAATATCCTCGAGCGTCACGATGCCCTGCACCTCGCCATATTCATCGACGACCACTGCGAAATGCTGCTTGC
This genomic window contains:
- a CDS encoding DUF2938 domain-containing protein, which produces MFDIIWRSVVIGIGATVLMDLWAILLAKLGVTPSPNWAPAGRWFWHLGKGKVFHDNIGDAAPYASELALGWIGHYVVGILYGILLAIFVGPVWFAAPTFLPAWILGIVTVGAGWFLMQPGLGLGWAASKTPNPTKVRVLNLLAHTVFGFGLYATALIIR
- a CDS encoding BolA family transcriptional regulator → MTLQTSIEEKLKATFAPERLSVINESHLHAGHQPDITGAGETHMRVRIVSAKFVGMSRLQRHRAITDLLKPELDAGLHALAVEPAAPGEPTRW